GAAATGTAGGGAATAATTTCAATTACTAATTTGTAAACATGAAGACTTTCTTATTTGTTagggcaatatatatatatatatatatatatataatatttgcGTTTCCAATAAGAACTGAATTGTTTAGCTTTAATTGAAACTGTTGAGGTGGAGATTGGCAACAGAGTGAACTCCATATTTTGATGGAATACACGGTAATGGGGTGATTAAGActacagaaaaaaagaaaaaaaaaagaaaagaaaggtgcCAAGCTACAGGAAATATGAGAAGGAATACAGAGGAGATGAATGTCAGTCTTATATATTTGTTCTGTTAGATATCTTGTGCTGCTGGCTATTGTACCCTATTACATTACTTCATAACCTTTTGTTATCATTGTATATGCAGTGCAAGGGTTTAATTTTAAGAAACCAGGTCGGAGAATGCTCAGTCATGCATAAGTAATCTTGTCAAGGCCCAGGGTTCCAAAGATCAATCCTTGTAATCTCGGTAAGGCATGAGTTTCAATGGCTTGTCATATCAAAGTTTCAGTTCTTAATTTCTGCCTTTATGCTTTTATCAGAAGTCCCATTTCTTGCTTTATCAGGGCCAGCAATTGTTGTGCGTGACTACCCATATGGATGCAGAGTTTGATGCTATACCATCCAACACTCTGGCATGCATTGATGGTAATTTAAATTACTTATGTGGTATGCTAAATACTTTAATAGCTAATGTTGGAGTAGAATCGTAGACTTATTGCGTAAAGCCTAATACTTTTGCTGATGGGATGCATTATCATCAGTTTCGTGTTGAAAACCGGGCTGTGGTCGCTGCTCCAAGAAATGAGTTATATCAGTTCCAAGCTGGAATCTGTCCAGGATGTGAGCTCCTTTGAAGTTGAATATTTTGACAGGAAGTCGACTTATGTTGGTGCAAGAAGATCAGAATAGTCATCAAGAGAACAAGAACCAGGCAGTCTATTGAGTCGCTTGTGCCCACAACTCCAAGACATCATTAGCTTTATGAGACACTACACATTGCATTTCGTTGCTTGGTACAGAGATCCAAACCTTTCCACATGCACGTCTTAGCAGTTTGGTATTATTGTTTGCAGGGTAACGCAAGTTCTTTTCTTGTAAAAACGACAAATTTTCCTTTTCTCATTTGAACATATGACTCAATATGGTCTCCACATTATCGGTTTTCAAATAATCAACTAATCAATATGATACAACTCACCTGCAAGTTGGCAACAGCTTCTTTTGGTTAATCAATCATAGAACACCAAATTAATTTTGCACAAATGAAAAGACTGGCAAATACATAGTGATGCAAATATACATAATACTGGACAAACTAAACCCTTGAACATCGACACATGTTGTCTCAATATCCAAGAAAGTGTTGCAAGTATCTTAGAGCAGCATCCACACTGACATATCTCAAGTTTACTGTACTCAACATCCCCACGCTCACTTTGTTGATCCGCCCAACATCAACACTGTTTTTGCTATCAGTAAACTCCAACCTCAAATCTGCCACGACACCGCTATCGACGAGGCCCGAGCAACACCCCGGCAAAGGCAGCTCCTCCCAGAACCACCAGTCGACCCCTTTGTTCCCTTGACATTCCAACATATTAAAAACCCCTTTCCACCCTTTCAACACCACATTCCACGTAACTCTCACCGACTCCAACGCCACAGCTTCAAACTCGTAGTTATCGACGGCAATATCGAACTTGAACACCCCATTGGAATCCATGACTAGCTCGTTCCCTGGTTTTTCGAGACACAGAACGTTCTTGTGGTTGAAGACGTTGACGGTGAAGATGAGGTTGTCGAGGGCAAGGCAGGGTTTGGAGGGGGTCTGGAAGCGGCGTTTGGCTGCGGCAGAGGCCATGGCGTAGAGGCGATAGTAGGGAATGGTGAGCTTGAGATTAGAGAGAGAAGGGTAATGGGTGGTGCAAATGGGCTTCCAAATGTGGTCGGAGGAAATGCAACTGAACCAGGACTTGCAGACGCAACAGGCTATGGCTAGGGTTTTGGGGTCAAGATAGTGAGAAACAAGGTCAAAGACTTGCCATGAAGCCATGATCGAGTTGCAGAGTTGACGTAAATGGAAATGGTGGTGGTTTTTATGAGGGGCGGTGGTTACTTTTGTGGGGGGACACGCGGAGGGAGGTTTTGTAATGCATGGGCATGAGTTGCCACGTTAGATGCATAAGCCTGGGTGACGATCTGAGCGGAATACACGTGTCACTTGTGGTTTTGAATGCAATCTCTCGCTCCAAGGCAAAGAAAAGCAATCAAAACCAACAGAACGTGCCCCCCTTAGTCTGATCCCGAACATAAGTAATGTCACTAGGTGTTGAGGCTGTCTGGTGACAcagatcaaaatcaaaatccgcACAAAACAAACTAACCTCTTAACACACGCGTGTCAAttgacattttttatttttatttttatattttatttgtgtctataatattttatttatacaaAAAGAGTTCGTTTTAGTCATTTCtctaaaaaattatttatttcttatgaaattatgaataactttttctttcttcaaaaaaaaaaaaaagttaactttttgtttaattagTAATTTTTTTACTTAAACTgccaactccaaaaaaaaaaaaaaaaactgctattgcagttaacaaaacaacaaaatgtctaagatctttttttttgtaatttcttcaattcaatttgctattatatttactattttatccttcatgtgttaaattataaatttttaaactATTATCAAATAAGGGTAATTTGtgagtttttgaaaatttaaccataagccttattggcttaattaatactgataagACAGGATAAATTCTTACgattatatataaattatttatGGATTAATAAGCGGATGAGTTTAGGGTCAACCCACTAACCCTCGGATTACTCTCTCATGTTCTATTAGACTTGGTAAAATTCAAGAGATGTTAAGTACTTACATGCATGTAATAACGCGGATTTTTACTAATACATATATTAGAATTGTCATATATTAGAATTTTAGTATCTCAATTATCTAAAATTAGTCTACAATCCATATGTGAAAGTTAATGACACTTTTTAAAAATTCTTACTTACGGCATTAAAAGTATAGATTTACATAGGGCCAATTAAATATAGGACTGATGTTACATTACCCAACAAGCCACCAGATAtgtttttccctcataaggtcACATAGAATAAAATAGTCATATTCTCAACAAACTTCATCAAATTTAcatttgatctctctctctctctctctctctctctctctctctctctctgttgccCTGACTCACTTCGTGGCTATCGCTTGCCGTTTCAACACTCGGTCGCCGACCTCTTTAGGATTAAACAAATTGCTTTACCTCATCAGCTCGAACAACCAATCTCGATCCTCCAGATTGTGGTGCTCCTGAAGCTTCCGCATCTTCTTGGTCTCAAATTCGAACGGCTCCGTCAGCTCTAGAGGAGAAAAACCCAGGTACGGTTTGGTGGTTAGATCCAATAGACTTGTAAAATGGACGAATTTTGTCTAGTGACATAAGTCTATTATTCATAAGTAAAAGTTATGAGTTCGACTTTCTTAGTTGTTTACCAATGgtaatagagaaaaaaaataactaaagCCTGTGCAAAATTTTTTGTTGATTCGACGTTCTTTAAAAAATCAAGGGCAAATTACTGGTCACACCCTCATCTTTTTGGgattcgacagttcagtcccttgTATCGTAATTTTAACAAGTAACTCAtcagacattcaaatttcacacaatttggtccaaaatgaccattttacccctcacttccttttttttttataattcttctctctcttttttttgttattttttctgcttctctctctcactctatctctctctaacaTCACCGCCGAATCCattcaccaccaccacaacaacaacaaccactCCACCGCATCCTCAACCCCTCGCCGCCACCACAAGGGCTTCTCCCAGCCGGAAAGGTTCAGAATCCTCGCTGCACTCCCCGAACGAGAATCCTCCTCTCCGAATGCCCGGAGCAACTCTCATTTCTACCACAAGGCCTTGGCCTCGCCGTCCTCCTCGTCTTCGTTGTCGTACGCGCATATGATTCCGACGATTCCGAAACCCGGACTAGAAGAGAGACATGAAAtctagaggaggagagagaaactagatatgtgtttctctctctcctccgacaCCCACTTTCGGTCACCACCGTGACTCATCTCCACCACCACGGACTCACCTCACCGACCTTCAACGAGTTCAACGCAGCCTCCATGACATCCGGCAGCAACCCACGAGTCGAGGCCGGCGAGGCCAAGATCTAATTTGGGCACCCATAGGCCATAGCGCCCTCCCACCGTTTCCGCCTCCCTCCCTAACCTCAAATCCACCGTCCATTTCCTCACCTTAGTGGGCTTCTCCACCGAGTTTCGCCGCTTAGTCGGTATGTGCCCCGTAGCCCACGAGTCAGAGGTCGGCGAGGCCAAGATCTAATTTGGGCACCCATATGCATAGCTCCCTCCAACCGTCTCCGCCTCCCTCCCCGACCTCAAATCCACCGTCCATTTCCTTTCCTCAGTGGGCTTCTCCACCCCCGAGTTCCTCCGCCTAGTCGGTATGTGCCCCAAAATCCTCGCCTCCATGGTCATTCATCCATGGTCTACTTTGGAGGGGGAGAGCGAGAGAGGCGaagtggaattggagaagagagagggacgACAACTGAGGCTCAGGCGAGTtgcggagagagagaggagagacaaagtgagagagaagcagaaaaaaaaaaaaaaaaaaaaacagagagagagagagaagaattaaaaaaaaaaggaagtgaggggtaaaatggttattttggaccaaattgtgtgaaatttgaatgtctgaAGAGTTACTTGTTAAAATTACGATACgggggactgaactgtcgaatcCCAAAAAGATGAGGGTGTGACCAGTAATTTGCCCAAAAATCAAATCTCGATTAGACCTATGTTATTCGTATCTAATTTacatttcttaaaaaaaaaaaaaagctatatacaagtggaaaaaaaaaaaaaaaaaaaaacaagagcttACGCTAAGTATAACACACCTTAGAAGCAATGAAAGATAAATGTATTTGTAGAAgacaaaaaaattaatagtctaACAATTAACTCTACTCATACTAATTTgttaacaatgaaaccctaacccCATAATGGGTGAATCATCTGAAGGACGAAAGATAATATGCCAAAACTCGATGGGGATGTGTCACTACGGGGTTGATCGAAATTAGACTGCAAGTCTGGTAAGGTTTACTGACACATGTCACTTGACTGTAGGGTCGACACACTTTGCCTACATGTGTCGCTAATTGTAAGATCCCAATACAAACTTTTACTTTTTAAGACATGTTAGAGCAACTTCAACTGGTTCTCTATATTTGAATTTACCTCTATTTTAGAGAAGAATTATCTTTTTtttactccaacagattctctataccTATCTCCATtcattcaagaagtgaatgcattcattcaaacttaactactttgaatgtgttgtgtttgtcatgtcatgaaaaaatgtttagggagtagttTACCTTAAGCATTGATAGCATtatagcatcctctatgtgcatgtgcaagttgtgagttaaaatcacctagatctaggattagtttgcttgcatgattatctaaactcaaagctttatgcatctaggaacaatgaattgagcCTTAACCAGTAACAGAAtttgttcttaggtagttaattctagacttatccggttggaattgataacaataaaggagtttaagcctttgtagtcttatccggatgcaaagagggtaattgggaaattagaatagcatcacttgtatttgatttcaagacttgcaagggaggttagtggtataCAATCAAACCCCTAACTTTATCCATTATATTACTAttttagtttagagtagtttagtttacatttgagcaattattttaatttggttcaccactctatccaacaaacaatttcactacCACCATAATGCACATACGCACCATGAGcttagatttccttgtgaattttaggtttgtgattgtaaaTTTGCATATTTTAGCTCTCCTTAGGTgaacaccctagctagtgaaaggaatccaatctTCGTGGGTACGACAtgcaacctttcttaaatctctatactattacttgtacccattatacttgagggtgaatATTTGGCTAACACTAAACAATATGGTCTCAACTAAtacaaaaaaaacacaaaagcgTTTAAAGTTCGAAATAACACTTGAACTAAAAACTGAAGATTTCATCAATCGAGACAAAACTTCATCTAAGACAACCTAAGGTCTCCAAAACACTTTTAGAAACAAATTGACAAAACGAAAGGACGATCCAACGGTTGAATCCTCACGAATCAAAAATCGATGAACCGAAACTGAAATTAACCTAACTCGTCCATAAAATTGAGCAATGACAAAACTAAACACACCTACATGTTCGTATCGACGTACGAAGGCTAATAATGCAACCAGATGCTTCAACGGTGGCTAGATACGCCGCCACAAGTGACTGAGCATGACCCCCGTGCGTTGTCGGTAAAAGTCACAATCATGAAGATAGGAACCGTTCAACTTGTAGATCACATCAAGATAAGCAAATTTTATACTTGACACTAAGTCCAGTTCGGCACGAATCAAGCTAGGTAGCCCTTGAAAGTTTCAGGTGATCGAAATTTCAAATCCAAATTCCAAGCTCCACACTTCAAATCGATTTTCAAGGCTTGTATGGATCGAAAGAGGAAGCGAAGATCTTCAAAACCTAACCGATTTCAAGCTGTGATGTTGCCAGAAAATAGATATCGAACCGGGTCAGCTCCTCGGTGACTTCCAGCCTTCAATCGATGGAAGTGAGTGGCTAAAAGAGAGATGAGGCAGTGGTAAATCGATTTGGGTCGGTGGCGCAACCTATCATTACTGGACGAAGAAGATAAAAGAGGGTCCAGTCGGCAGATTCGCGAGTCAGGTTAGAGTTTCGGGAGAAAGCGAGAGAAGAC
Above is a genomic segment from Rosa chinensis cultivar Old Blush chromosome 3, RchiOBHm-V2, whole genome shotgun sequence containing:
- the LOC112194429 gene encoding probable F-box protein At5g04010, translated to MASWQVFDLVSHYLDPKTLAIACCVCKSWFSCISSDHIWKPICTTHYPSLSNLKLTIPYYRLYAMASAAAKRRFQTPSKPCLALDNLIFTVNVFNHKNVLCLEKPGNELVMDSNGVFKFDIAVDNYEFEAVALESVRVTWNVVLKGWKGVFNMLECQGNKGVDWWFWEELPLPGCCSGLVDSGVVADLRLEFTDSKNSVDVGRINKVSVGMLSTVNLRYVSVDAALRYLQHFLGY